The Persephonella atlantica genome includes a window with the following:
- the cas2 gene encoding CRISPR-associated endonuclease Cas2, giving the protein MRFVICYDISNPKVWRKVYKILRSYGIRTQFNVFETTLPEKTVKKIIKESEKCLEEGDKIFAFPIKDYRKIIRIGGEDLLKKNVF; this is encoded by the coding sequence ATGAGATTTGTTATATGTTATGACATCTCAAATCCAAAAGTATGGAGAAAAGTTTATAAAATTCTAAGGTCATATGGCATAAGAACTCAATTTAATGTATTTGAGACGACACTGCCAGAAAAAACTGTAAAGAAAATAATAAAAGAGTCGGAAAAATGTTTAGAAGAAGGGGATAAAATCTTTGCGTTTCCCATAAAAGATTATCGGAAAATAATAAGAATTGGCGGTGAAGACCTACTTAAGAAAAATGTTTTTTGA
- a CDS encoding PIN domain-containing protein encodes MKVVVDANIIFSALIKGNPVYIKILNNVDAYAPDFIFIELEKYEKRILKKTSNKQRMKEIIYKVFKKISIIPKIGLTKANIKKAYSLCKDVDEKDTPYVALTLELDAYLWTNDKKLTNNLREKGFSKILTTDELIKIIELEEK; translated from the coding sequence ATGAAAGTTGTTGTTGACGCAAATATTATATTTTCTGCATTAATAAAAGGAAATCCAGTTTACATAAAAATACTAAATAATGTGGATGCTTACGCACCAGATTTTATATTTATAGAACTTGAAAAATACGAAAAAAGAATTTTAAAAAAGACATCAAACAAGCAGAGGATGAAAGAAATAATCTATAAAGTTTTTAAGAAAATTTCTATAATTCCCAAAATAGGTTTAACAAAAGCGAACATAAAAAAAGCTTATAGTCTTTGTAAAGATGTAGATGAAAAAGATACTCCCTATGTAGCTCTAACCCTTGAACTTGATGCATATTTATGGACTAATGATAAAAAATTGACAAATAACTTAAGAGAAAAAGGTTTTTCAAAAATTTTAACAACGGATGAGCTGATAAAAATAATAGAGTTAGAAGAAAAATAA
- the cas6 gene encoding CRISPR system precrRNA processing endoribonuclease RAMP protein Cas6, translating into MVNFQFSTLRYSFRVLNDFKTPYFLGSAFRGVMGRKLKKTVCIKPFEECSRCEFNRTCPYTVIFETEQFLNQPSKYVMRPPYEKKELKEGEELQLEITLLGETSDYWEFITASFSGVINLGKERYIKLHGVEYLHPLQQKYYPVKSSIPRFDAYPFFELVTGKESLIIQIYPTSIKVKNNFVKASDFDKEIFIKSVVSRISKVAYSYGIKEDRIFVDKGRFEITHSRLNPSPMKRWSNRKGKHMTIPAFEGYIKLEGDLSQIYPLLSLIEVINLGKSVSFGLGRVEIIS; encoded by the coding sequence ATGGTCAACTTTCAGTTTTCAACTTTGAGATACAGCTTTAGAGTTCTTAACGATTTTAAGACTCCTTACTTTTTAGGTTCAGCATTTAGAGGTGTTATGGGAAGAAAGCTGAAAAAAACTGTATGTATTAAGCCATTTGAAGAATGCAGCAGATGTGAGTTTAACAGGACATGTCCATATACTGTAATATTTGAAACAGAGCAGTTTTTGAACCAGCCGTCAAAATATGTTATGAGACCCCCATACGAAAAAAAGGAGCTAAAAGAAGGAGAAGAACTACAGTTAGAAATTACCCTTTTAGGTGAAACGTCAGATTACTGGGAGTTTATAACAGCTTCATTTTCTGGAGTGATAAACTTAGGCAAAGAAAGATACATAAAACTACACGGTGTTGAGTATCTCCATCCGCTTCAGCAAAAATACTATCCGGTCAAAAGCAGTATTCCCCGATTTGATGCTTATCCATTTTTTGAGCTTGTTACCGGAAAAGAATCTCTGATTATTCAGATTTATCCAACTTCAATAAAGGTTAAAAATAACTTTGTGAAGGCTTCTGATTTTGATAAAGAGATTTTTATAAAGTCTGTTGTATCAAGGATATCAAAAGTAGCTTACAGCTACGGAATAAAAGAAGATAGGATATTTGTTGATAAGGGCAGATTTGAGATAACTCACTCCCGCCTCAATCCTTCTCCTATGAAAAGATGGTCTAACAGAAAAGGCAAACATATGACTATTCCAGCTTTTGAAGGATACATAAAGTTAGAGGGAGACCTTTCACAGATTTACCCTCTTTTATCCCTTATAGAGGTGATAAATTTAGGCAAATCTGTGAGCTTTGGTCTTGGCAGGGTAGAGATTATCTCTTAG
- a CDS encoding DEAD/DEAH box helicase: MSKLSFRELPISQRTLKSIGKMGYQHPTEVQEKAIPVVMEGKDLIAQAQTGTGKTAAFGIPIVEKVSPKLRKIQALVLVPTRELAIQVTKEIKEIGREKRLYALAVYGGKSIKHQIDFLKKGKDTVVVGTPGRVRDLIERGVLDLSNVKIFVLDEADRMLDMGFIEDIEFIFESTPSQKQTVMFSATMPPSIKRLAEEFLKDNYEMIRIKPEEVTVDRIKQIIYRVDENKQFEKLTESLREFSDTKTIIFTETKKGADQLANRLQKEGFNADAIHGDYSQAKRERVLRSFRRNQLQILVATDVAARGLDIKGVDLVVNYSLPRDVESYIHRIGRTGRAGKEGTAISIMNTSEDNLLRIIKNRTKADIKVVNLSDKEIQQFPRKKTRRFTGRRLTKR; encoded by the coding sequence ATGTCAAAACTAAGTTTTAGAGAACTGCCAATTTCTCAAAGGACATTAAAATCAATTGGCAAAATGGGTTATCAGCACCCAACAGAAGTTCAGGAAAAAGCCATTCCTGTTGTTATGGAAGGGAAAGACCTTATAGCACAGGCACAGACAGGAACAGGAAAAACAGCAGCATTTGGTATTCCCATCGTTGAAAAGGTCAGCCCAAAGCTGAGGAAAATTCAAGCTCTCGTTCTTGTTCCGACAAGGGAGCTTGCCATACAGGTAACAAAAGAGATAAAAGAGATAGGAAGGGAAAAAAGGCTGTATGCCCTTGCTGTTTACGGCGGGAAATCTATAAAGCATCAGATAGATTTTCTGAAAAAAGGTAAAGATACTGTAGTTGTAGGAACTCCCGGGAGAGTCAGAGACCTTATAGAAAGAGGCGTTCTTGACCTGTCTAACGTAAAGATTTTTGTTTTAGATGAAGCAGACAGAATGCTGGATATGGGATTTATTGAGGATATTGAGTTTATATTTGAAAGTACTCCTTCACAAAAACAGACAGTGATGTTTTCAGCAACAATGCCTCCATCAATAAAAAGGCTTGCTGAGGAGTTCCTCAAGGATAACTACGAAATGATAAGGATAAAACCTGAAGAGGTTACAGTTGACAGGATAAAGCAGATAATATACAGGGTTGACGAAAATAAACAGTTTGAAAAGTTGACAGAAAGCCTCAGAGAGTTTTCAGATACAAAAACGATAATATTCACAGAGACCAAAAAAGGAGCTGACCAGCTGGCAAACAGACTTCAGAAGGAAGGATTTAATGCTGATGCCATACACGGAGATTACTCACAGGCAAAAAGGGAAAGAGTTCTCAGAAGTTTCAGAAGAAATCAGCTCCAGATATTGGTTGCAACAGACGTTGCTGCAAGGGGACTTGACATCAAAGGTGTTGACCTTGTGGTTAACTACTCTCTTCCAAGGGATGTGGAAAGCTACATACACAGAATAGGAAGAACAGGAAGAGCAGGAAAAGAGGGAACAGCCATATCCATTATGAACACTTCAGAGGATAATCTTCTCAGAATAATAAAAAACAGAACAAAGGCAGACATAAAAGTTGTTAATCTTTCAGACAAGGAAATACAGCAGTTTCCAAGGAAAAAAACAAGAAGATTTACAGGCAGGAGACTTACTAAGAGATAA
- a CDS encoding V-type ATP synthase subunit D, whose amino-acid sequence MELPRNKSSLLYLKEELAIVKDGKEILQQKRDILIKEIFSLLDRVEELRTQLNQSVLHSYNLLKKAYMESGKEKVLKEAQLSVFRGELTVKEKVFMGIVIPEVKFKLKKEKFPVMPVSERLFTDLARQSFFQTLEIILKVAQIEIKAWRLAQELKKTVIRVNALEKYYIPLYEKQLKSIQSSLEEAEREFLFLLKSIK is encoded by the coding sequence ATGGAGCTTCCCAGAAATAAAAGCTCTCTTCTTTATCTTAAAGAAGAGCTGGCAATAGTTAAAGACGGAAAAGAGATACTTCAGCAAAAGAGGGATATACTGATAAAAGAAATCTTTTCACTGCTTGACAGGGTTGAAGAGCTTAGAACTCAGCTAAACCAGTCTGTCCTCCACAGCTATAACCTTCTCAAAAAGGCATACATGGAATCTGGAAAGGAAAAAGTATTAAAAGAAGCACAGCTTTCTGTATTTAGGGGAGAGCTTACAGTAAAAGAAAAAGTCTTTATGGGCATAGTAATCCCAGAAGTAAAATTTAAGCTGAAAAAAGAAAAATTTCCTGTGATGCCTGTTTCAGAAAGGCTTTTCACAGACCTTGCAAGACAGTCTTTTTTCCAGACTTTAGAAATTATTCTTAAGGTGGCACAGATAGAGATAAAAGCATGGAGATTAGCGCAGGAGCTGAAAAAAACAGTAATAAGGGTAAATGCACTGGAAAAATACTACATCCCTTTATACGAAAAACAGCTAAAATCTATCCAGTCTTCACTGGAAGAGGCAGAGAGGGAGTTTCTGTTTTTGCTGAAGAGCATCAAATAA
- a CDS encoding V-type ATP synthase subunit B: MLIEYKGAERVTGNLIFFKTVEGISYGEKVIIKTGDRTLNGKVIYLDENLTLIEVLGETFLLSIDKIRIVFTGELFKLPVSEKMLGRILDPFGRPLDHIGTVIPEKYLPVSGLPYNPSKRKYPQQFVHTGISAVDGLNSLVRGQKLPIFAVSGVPTEELVAQLVRQIQASEEKSATIFAAVGIRYEVAEFFIDEIMSGGNFPKTAVFMNLSDEPPVNSLLLVRSALTLTEYLAFEKDYHVVVVIYDMTNYCDALRVVSSRRGEIPSRKGYPGYLYSDLATIYERAGLLKGRKGSITQIPVLTMPDDDITHPIPDLTGYITEGQIILDRNLHQKGIYPPVNVLPSLSRLMNRGITKLHQRWAHQIYSAYAKAKKTEMLASIIGEGELSETEKKYLQFGRKFETEFIRQGKYENRSLEETMEIGWELLKLLPTTELTRLKDEDIKQFIIGEKDGASQK; this comes from the coding sequence ATGCTTATTGAGTATAAAGGGGCTGAGAGAGTAACAGGTAATCTTATCTTTTTTAAAACAGTTGAAGGTATCTCCTACGGTGAAAAGGTCATCATAAAAACCGGTGACAGGACTTTAAACGGTAAGGTTATATACCTTGACGAAAATCTTACACTTATAGAGGTATTAGGCGAAACCTTCCTTTTGAGCATAGATAAAATCAGGATTGTTTTCACAGGAGAACTTTTTAAACTGCCTGTTTCAGAAAAGATGCTGGGCAGAATTTTAGACCCTTTTGGCAGGCCACTTGACCATATAGGAACAGTTATTCCAGAAAAGTATCTTCCAGTATCTGGACTTCCCTACAACCCTTCAAAGAGAAAGTATCCACAGCAGTTTGTTCACACAGGTATATCAGCAGTAGATGGTCTGAACTCCCTTGTCAGAGGGCAGAAACTTCCAATTTTTGCTGTTTCTGGTGTTCCCACTGAAGAGTTAGTTGCCCAGCTTGTTAGACAGATACAGGCATCAGAAGAAAAGTCAGCCACAATTTTTGCTGCTGTTGGTATCAGGTACGAAGTAGCAGAATTTTTTATAGATGAGATAATGTCAGGGGGAAACTTTCCAAAAACAGCTGTTTTTATGAATCTATCAGATGAACCTCCTGTTAACAGTCTTCTTTTGGTTCGTTCAGCTTTAACCCTCACTGAATATTTAGCATTTGAAAAAGATTACCACGTGGTTGTTGTTATATACGATATGACGAACTACTGTGATGCTCTCAGGGTAGTTTCTTCAAGAAGAGGAGAGATACCAAGCAGAAAAGGTTATCCCGGCTATCTATACTCTGACCTTGCAACAATATACGAAAGGGCTGGCTTGCTTAAAGGCAGAAAAGGTTCTATCACACAGATACCCGTTCTTACAATGCCTGACGATGACATCACTCATCCTATTCCAGACCTTACAGGATACATAACAGAGGGGCAGATAATACTTGATAGAAATCTGCATCAGAAGGGTATATATCCTCCTGTCAATGTTCTACCTTCTCTCTCAAGACTGATGAACAGGGGCATAACAAAACTGCATCAGCGGTGGGCACACCAGATATATTCAGCCTACGCAAAGGCAAAAAAGACAGAAATGCTGGCATCTATCATAGGAGAGGGAGAACTGTCAGAAACAGAAAAAAAATATCTACAGTTTGGCAGAAAATTTGAAACAGAGTTTATAAGACAGGGAAAATACGAAAACAGGTCGTTAGAAGAAACTATGGAGATAGGCTGGGAACTACTGAAACTGCTTCCCACTACAGAGCTTACCAGACTGAAAGATGAAGATATAAAGCAGTTTATAATAGGGGAAAAAGATGGAGCTTCCCAGAAATAA
- a CDS encoding V-type ATP synthase subunit A, with the protein MGYIKSISGPIVKVQLTGEAVSLFELSYVGDSGLIGEVIDINTDEAVVQVYEDTEGLKLKEPVAFTGSMLEATLGPGLLGNIFDGIQRPLPVIGERIIKGEKHFPLDRERLWHFKPTVKEGEQIKKGTVLGFVEEGSFQHKIISDVEGTAEYVAPEGKYTVEDTVVKLPDVEIKLHTRHPVRIPRAFKNRLPLDIPMVTGQRVIDFLFPIAKGGTASIPGGFGTGKTILQQTLAKWSDADIIVYIGCGERGNEMTEVLEEFPQLKDPRTGRNLIERTVLIANTSDMPVSAREASIYLGITIAEYYRDMGYHVALMADSTSRWAEAMREISARLNQLPVEEGFPADLSAKIASIYERAGYVETLSGDRGSLTIIGAVSPPGGDFSEPVTRHTRRFTSVFWALDRELASARFYPAVNYMLSYSSYTDTVKQWWENLDPEWSSLRQWMVSVLQEDDRLQRIVKLLGIQALPEEQKLTVETAYLIKEIFLQQNAFDPVDAYSPPEKQIMIARLLKMIYQQWEKALKEKGIPVSVLKEQPVIREVVQSKYQKTDYTKLIKKVSEVYQNLIVSYGE; encoded by the coding sequence ATGGGATACATAAAATCAATCTCTGGTCCAATTGTAAAAGTTCAGTTAACAGGTGAAGCTGTATCCCTGTTTGAGCTGTCTTACGTGGGAGATTCTGGTCTGATAGGAGAGGTAATAGACATCAACACAGATGAGGCGGTTGTTCAGGTTTACGAAGATACAGAGGGTCTGAAGCTTAAAGAACCTGTAGCATTTACAGGCAGTATGTTAGAGGCTACTTTGGGACCTGGTTTGCTTGGAAACATATTTGATGGGATACAGAGACCTCTGCCTGTGATAGGTGAAAGGATTATAAAGGGAGAAAAACATTTTCCCCTTGACAGAGAAAGACTGTGGCATTTTAAACCGACTGTAAAAGAAGGAGAGCAGATAAAAAAGGGAACTGTTCTGGGTTTTGTTGAAGAAGGAAGCTTTCAGCACAAAATCATCTCTGATGTAGAAGGAACAGCTGAGTATGTAGCACCAGAAGGAAAATACACTGTTGAAGATACAGTGGTAAAACTCCCAGATGTAGAAATAAAACTGCACACCAGACATCCTGTCAGAATTCCGAGAGCTTTTAAAAACAGATTACCTTTAGATATTCCAATGGTAACAGGACAGAGGGTTATAGATTTTTTATTTCCCATAGCAAAAGGAGGGACAGCTTCCATACCGGGAGGATTTGGGACAGGAAAAACAATACTCCAGCAGACCCTTGCAAAGTGGAGTGATGCAGACATTATCGTGTATATAGGATGTGGAGAGAGGGGAAACGAGATGACGGAAGTATTGGAAGAGTTTCCCCAGCTAAAGGACCCACGGACAGGTAGAAACCTGATAGAGAGGACAGTTCTAATAGCCAATACTTCAGACATGCCTGTTTCTGCAAGGGAAGCGTCCATATACCTTGGAATAACAATAGCAGAGTATTACAGAGACATGGGATACCACGTTGCACTGATGGCAGATTCTACTTCCCGCTGGGCAGAAGCTATGAGAGAAATTTCTGCCCGCCTGAACCAGCTTCCTGTTGAGGAAGGATTCCCAGCCGATTTATCTGCAAAGATTGCATCTATTTACGAAAGGGCAGGATATGTGGAGACACTATCAGGAGACAGAGGCTCTCTGACTATCATAGGGGCTGTCTCTCCTCCCGGTGGAGATTTCTCAGAACCTGTTACCAGACACACAAGAAGGTTTACTTCTGTTTTCTGGGCACTTGACAGAGAACTTGCCAGTGCACGGTTTTATCCTGCAGTTAACTATATGCTGAGTTACAGCTCTTACACAGATACAGTAAAACAGTGGTGGGAAAATTTAGATCCTGAATGGAGCAGTCTAAGACAGTGGATGGTCAGCGTGCTTCAGGAAGATGACAGACTTCAGAGGATAGTTAAACTCCTCGGCATACAGGCTCTACCTGAAGAGCAGAAACTGACTGTTGAAACTGCCTATCTGATAAAAGAGATTTTCCTCCAGCAGAATGCCTTTGACCCTGTAGATGCTTACTCTCCACCTGAAAAACAGATAATGATTGCACGCCTTTTAAAGATGATTTATCAGCAGTGGGAAAAAGCTTTAAAAGAAAAAGGAATTCCTGTTTCCGTCCTGAAAGAACAGCCTGTTATAAGGGAAGTTGTCCAGTCAAAATACCAGAAAACTGATTACACAAAACTTATAAAAAAGGTTTCTGAAGTTTATCAAAACCTGATTGTCAGTTACGGAGAATAA
- a CDS encoding V-type ATP synthase subunit F has product MKIYMIGDEDETAGFSLIGIDAFQVKDGEHFVSVCRQVLDREDAGIVIITDRFFEIFRENFSDVLRKKAVPAVVFIPSFDGVHLKRSIKEFVAGVIGIGL; this is encoded by the coding sequence ATGAAGATTTATATGATAGGAGACGAGGACGAAACAGCAGGATTTTCTCTGATAGGAATAGACGCTTTTCAGGTTAAGGACGGTGAGCATTTTGTTTCTGTATGCAGACAGGTTTTAGACAGGGAAGATGCAGGTATTGTTATTATTACAGACAGGTTTTTTGAAATCTTCAGGGAAAATTTTTCAGATGTACTGAGAAAAAAAGCAGTTCCTGCAGTTGTTTTTATCCCTTCCTTTGATGGTGTTCATCTCAAAAGAAGTATAAAGGAGTTTGTGGCTGGTGTTATTGGAATCGGACTTTGA
- a CDS encoding ATP synthase subunit C: MERQRAVLLLILIPSVALADSGMAYIAAALAVGLSSIAAGIAVGLVGSAAMGTIGEKPELSGRALIFIGLAEGIAIYGLIIAILILGKV; this comes from the coding sequence TTGGAAAGGCAAAGGGCTGTTTTACTGCTGATATTGATACCTTCTGTGGCACTTGCCGATTCAGGTATGGCATACATTGCAGCTGCCCTTGCAGTAGGTCTGTCCAGTATAGCTGCCGGTATAGCCGTTGGTCTTGTAGGCTCTGCAGCAATGGGAACAATAGGGGAAAAACCTGAACTCTCTGGAAGGGCACTGATATTTATAGGTCTTGCTGAAGGTATTGCCATATACGGACTTATTATAGCCATACTGATACTGGGAAAAGTGTGA
- a CDS encoding V-type ATP synthase subunit I, translating to MIFPEKMVYLRIEIPEESFEKELINIGKSRLLHIDERKGQKLFLEEEKRAEYLYALTEKFLDILEIKEKTAGYKEFQMEEVEQFLSEIQSEINSISNLDKEIKKEEELLHQAEKIKMITSEKLNIPHLIKNLKHIKLKTGLFPSENIEPLILSLKSYDVFYLSGMMSEGTGWIVVFFVEEESRIKNILEKNQVKEIPLQYFTEEFVKELEKKKNILIKQKKNMKEKYTAKLLLINSFLKRKISLIKVKKSVEKHNHYYFLWGWVPEKKLREFVRFLEYSSVQTFPAKEDAPVLLKTPQIFKPFEKLIQNFSYPKYGEINPTVPFALSFLVLFGVMFGDVGHGFVLVIVGHFLKKRYKDAGNIFILSGISSTFFGFLYGSFFGFHDVIPHLLFSPIKNINSILIMSLVIGVIMLSISFLLNIISLFKRKKIKALIAGEGGLLWFLIYWYMIGIVIKAVVFNLDVVIDLFILGFLLLLAFVYIFIRTKSLTTSVIDTLRELLETVTNTVSFIRLGAFALAHSALFLAVFTVAKLLQNEEGETGILFWLVVIVGNAFIIVLEGIIVAIQTLRLEYYEFFKRFYEGGGTPYRPFTLD from the coding sequence ATGATTTTTCCTGAAAAAATGGTTTATCTCAGGATAGAAATACCTGAGGAAAGTTTTGAAAAGGAACTGATAAACATAGGAAAATCCAGACTTTTACATATAGACGAAAGAAAAGGACAGAAGTTATTCTTAGAAGAGGAAAAAAGAGCCGAGTATCTGTATGCTCTGACTGAAAAATTTTTAGACATACTGGAAATAAAAGAAAAGACCGCCGGTTATAAAGAGTTCCAGATGGAAGAGGTTGAGCAGTTTCTGTCTGAAATTCAGTCTGAGATTAACAGCATATCCAATTTGGATAAGGAGATAAAAAAAGAAGAGGAGCTTTTACATCAGGCAGAAAAAATCAAAATGATAACATCGGAGAAACTAAACATTCCACATCTGATAAAAAACCTGAAACATATAAAACTGAAAACAGGTCTGTTTCCATCTGAAAATATTGAACCTCTGATACTTTCCCTGAAGAGTTATGATGTTTTTTACCTGTCAGGTATGATGTCTGAAGGGACAGGCTGGATTGTTGTTTTTTTTGTGGAAGAAGAATCACGTATAAAGAATATATTAGAAAAAAATCAGGTAAAGGAAATTCCCCTCCAGTATTTTACTGAAGAGTTTGTGAAAGAGCTTGAAAAGAAAAAAAATATCCTGATAAAACAAAAGAAAAATATGAAAGAAAAATATACAGCAAAGCTTTTGCTGATTAACAGCTTTTTAAAAAGGAAGATATCTCTTATCAAAGTAAAAAAATCTGTAGAGAAACACAACCATTATTATTTCCTGTGGGGGTGGGTACCGGAAAAAAAGTTGAGAGAGTTTGTGAGATTTTTAGAATACTCATCAGTGCAGACATTTCCTGCAAAAGAGGATGCACCTGTTTTGCTGAAAACTCCCCAGATATTTAAACCATTTGAAAAATTAATCCAGAACTTTTCTTATCCAAAGTATGGAGAGATTAACCCTACTGTTCCTTTTGCTTTATCTTTTTTGGTTTTGTTTGGGGTTATGTTTGGAGATGTGGGACATGGTTTTGTCCTTGTTATAGTTGGACATTTCCTGAAAAAAAGGTACAAAGATGCAGGAAATATTTTTATCCTTTCAGGGATATCTTCAACTTTTTTTGGATTTTTGTACGGCTCTTTCTTTGGTTTTCACGATGTTATTCCCCATCTTCTTTTCTCCCCGATAAAAAATATTAACAGCATTTTGATTATGAGCCTTGTGATTGGTGTGATTATGCTCAGCATAAGCTTTCTGCTGAATATTATATCCCTGTTTAAAAGAAAGAAAATAAAAGCCCTCATAGCAGGTGAAGGGGGACTTCTATGGTTTTTGATTTACTGGTATATGATAGGTATAGTGATAAAGGCTGTTGTTTTTAATTTAGATGTTGTGATTGACCTCTTTATCTTAGGTTTTCTACTTTTACTTGCCTTTGTTTACATTTTTATCAGAACAAAATCATTAACAACTTCTGTGATAGACACTTTAAGGGAACTTCTTGAAACTGTGACAAACACAGTATCTTTTATAAGGCTGGGAGCCTTTGCCCTTGCCCATTCAGCTCTGTTTTTGGCTGTCTTTACTGTGGCAAAACTTCTGCAAAACGAAGAAGGAGAAACAGGCATACTTTTCTGGCTGGTGGTAATAGTTGGAAATGCTTTTATTATTGTGTTAGAAGGGATTATCGTTGCAATACAGACATTGAGGCTGGAATACTACGAGTTTTTCAAAAGGTTTTACGAAGGAGGGGGAACTCCCTACAGACCTTTCACATTAGATTAG
- a CDS encoding V-type ATPase subunit gives MINPVRFSSLNAKVRTKKSFLIRKEDINRLIRSGSPGDVYFYLKSSDYGSYIKEYSLKGVFSGLDRYFYHLIDELSKSLSRPEKDFIILFFIEREKLEEKKIKYKTEQNYYYFVRKIDLNYINKIRKALKKLSISDRADVKSIAGSYYDLYNLFTAVRLRIIYRLPPEDIIPLIVPFGYRFSLKDFFYISKTSSLSEISHYLSSKIDIKFDDFVSLRKGMYRYHLNQISRVWYGYPFRFSVPFGFLRLKEIEIMNIRAVLEGVYYRLSPEEISKMVVYDDFS, from the coding sequence ATGATTAATCCTGTAAGGTTTTCCTCTCTCAATGCAAAAGTAAGAACAAAAAAATCCTTTCTGATAAGAAAAGAAGATATAAACAGGCTTATCCGCTCAGGCTCTCCTGGAGATGTGTATTTTTACCTGAAGTCCTCAGATTACGGCAGTTACATAAAAGAGTATTCACTAAAAGGAGTGTTTTCTGGATTAGACAGATATTTCTATCACCTGATAGACGAACTTTCCAAAAGTCTCAGCAGACCGGAGAAAGATTTTATAATCCTATTTTTTATTGAAAGAGAGAAACTTGAAGAGAAGAAAATAAAATATAAAACAGAGCAGAACTATTATTACTTTGTAAGAAAGATAGACCTTAACTACATAAATAAAATCAGAAAAGCTCTCAAAAAGCTGTCCATCTCTGACAGAGCAGATGTGAAATCTATAGCAGGTAGTTATTACGACCTTTACAATCTGTTTACTGCTGTTAGACTGAGGATTATTTACAGACTTCCTCCTGAAGATATAATACCTCTCATCGTTCCATTTGGATACAGATTCTCCTTAAAGGACTTTTTTTACATTTCTAAAACAAGCAGTCTCTCAGAGATTTCACATTATCTCAGCTCAAAAATAGATATTAAATTTGACGATTTTGTCAGCCTCAGGAAAGGGATGTACAGATACCATCTGAATCAGATCAGCAGAGTGTGGTACGGATATCCTTTTAGATTTTCTGTGCCCTTTGGCTTTTTGAGATTGAAAGAAATAGAGATTATGAATATAAGGGCAGTGTTAGAAGGAGTCTATTACCGTCTTTCTCCGGAAGAGATCAGTAAGATGGTGGTTTATGATGATTTTTCCTGA
- a CDS encoding SDR family NAD(P)-dependent oxidoreductase: MKKVFITGIGSGLGKAFVKEFLKQSYRIFAVSRHLPEEFKGKISFSYGDLLSLENVYKAVDTVLKDVDSLDLVVLNAGLLTPLKDINETPIYEMNQMMDINVWANKIILDYFIHNKIKVDQIVAISSGASVNGNRGWHGYSISKAALNMLIKLYSREMEDTHLIALAPGLIFTPMLEEFVLSADEKKFPSVKRIKQSPKMTPEEAAAKIVSMLPTLKKFETGSYVDIRKI, translated from the coding sequence ATGAAAAAAGTTTTTATAACAGGCATAGGTTCTGGGCTTGGGAAGGCTTTTGTAAAAGAGTTTTTGAAGCAAAGCTACCGGATTTTTGCAGTAAGCAGGCATCTTCCTGAGGAGTTTAAAGGAAAGATATCATTCTCTTACGGAGACCTTCTTTCTTTAGAGAACGTTTACAAAGCAGTTGACACTGTTTTAAAGGATGTAGACAGTCTTGACCTTGTAGTGCTGAATGCAGGTCTTTTAACACCTCTGAAAGACATTAACGAGACACCTATATATGAGATGAACCAGATGATGGACATTAATGTGTGGGCTAACAAGATAATATTAGATTACTTCATACACAACAAAATAAAAGTTGACCAGATTGTTGCCATATCTTCAGGAGCATCTGTTAATGGGAACAGAGGCTGGCACGGATATTCTATATCAAAGGCAGCCCTTAACATGCTGATAAAACTGTACTCAAGGGAGATGGAAGATACACATCTGATTGCCCTCGCTCCCGGTCTTATCTTTACGCCTATGCTTGAGGAGTTTGTTCTTTCTGCAGATGAAAAAAAATTCCCATCTGTAAAAAGGATAAAGCAGTCTCCCAAAATGACCCCAGAAGAGGCTGCCGCAAAAATTGTATCTATGCTGCCGACACTAAAAAAGTTTGAAACCGGCAGTTATGTTGACATCAGAAAGATATAG